One window from the genome of Cuculus canorus isolate bCucCan1 chromosome 12, bCucCan1.pri, whole genome shotgun sequence encodes:
- the ATOSA gene encoding atos homolog protein A isoform X4, producing MVDTLDEYFEYEAEEFLVSLALLITEGRTPEYSIKGRTEGFHCPPAQSSQPPTSKHECSDKLAQCRQARRTRSEVMLLWKNNIPIMVEVMLLPDCCYSDEGPTTEGNDLNDPAIKQDALLLERWILEPVPRQSGDRFIEEKTLLLAVRSFVFFSQLSAWLSVSHGAVPRNILYRVSAADVDLQWTFSQTPTEHVFPVPNVSHNVALRVSVQSLPRQSNYPVLTCSIHANLGFYEKRMQERKLLQHSDSSAAQQCSTSSPQRFCGKQMWTTTPEGLLNGKKTPEFTTSVRNVKLYPSTGLGSDFGASQSKVQCYNATAENKTQSRETPVRTLKSFSLVDSRVSNSHCSHQPTGEINPLIGSLLQERQEVIARIARHLIHCDPATSPVVARHPFNIHENGLATPKAFRSTYEDENLPRKGKETSSPISIANFDNAMQEDVGEGKTRAIPETPLLDARVPGNHCGRQSAGESNPLIDSLLQERQEVIARIAQHLIHCDPATSHVTGHPCKAHDTSPVSSKIFRSTYEDENLLKKGKEPSSVSFAKSDFSLVEDSGKSRMKTPDIPISPSRFDGESKASLKLQARRKLILAKPSEAVRNAFHQTSNKTSYAFSNIYTSSSCTKENKSELPEKLETIHSGSAQKDQITNRIKQCSNFSSIDEQICTNKFKERTVVSENNGMDSFNNLQVDKCRILEGTKKATAVQVSDSLHKNELKCLDKDSKPPNIYEQNTQLISIENYLNKDHDSFKSKTKQDKTKTAHDENEDPTGLDFQSTSQKKTTEDNTVKGERQKNPDVQKAPSLKHTNIWRKHNFRSLDGTSTKAFHPRTGLPLLSSPVPQRKTQSGCFDLDSSLLQLKCLSARSPQQCINGHSDPESRGKQFLSSSAPPVTSLSLLGNFEESVLNFRLDPLGVVEGFTAEVGASGVFCPTHMTLPVEVSFYSVSDDNAPSPYMGVITLESLGKRGYRVPPSGTIQVTLFNPNKTVVKMFVVIYDLREMPANHQTFLRQRTFSVPVRREIKRTVNKENSQQTEERLLRYLIHLRFQSSKSGKIYLHRDVRLLFSRKSMEVDSGAAYELKSYTESPTNPQFSPRC from the exons ATACGTTGGATGAATACTTTGAATATGAAGCTGAGGAGTTCCTGGTTTCTTTGGCCTTGTTGATCACCGAAGGTCGAACTCCTGAATATTCAATCAAAGGCAGAACAGAGGGCTTTCATTGCCCACCGGCACAATCAAGTCAGCCGCCCACATCTAAGCATGAATGCAGCGACAAACTGGCTCAG TGTCGTCAAGCCAGGCGAACCAGATCTGAGGTTATGCTGCTGTGGAAGAACAATATTCCAATCATGGTAGAAGTGATGCTACTTCCAGACTGTTGCTATAGCGATGAAGGGCCGACAACTGAGGGCAATGATTTAAATGATCCTGCAATCAAACAAGATGCATTGCTCTTAGAAAGGTGGATTTTGGAGCCAGTTCCTCGACA GAGTGGAGACCGATTTATCGAAGAGAAGACACTTTTATTGGCTGTTcgctcttttgttttcttctctcagctAAGTGCGTGGCTGAGTGTTTCCCATGGTGCTGTTCCCCGAAACATCCTGTACAG GGTAAGCGCTGCAGATGTGGACTTGCAATGGACATTCTCTCAGACACCAACTGAGCATGTCTTTCCTGTTCCTAATGTTTCTCACAACGTGGCCTTGAGAGTCAGCGTCCAATCCTTGCCCAGACAATCTAACTACCCAGTTTTGACCTGTAGTATTCACGCCAACCTTGGCTTTTATGAAAAGCGAATGCAAGAGCGTAAGTTACTTCAGCACAGCGATTCCAGTGCGGCACAGCAATGCAGTACCTCCAGTCCACAGCGCTTCTGTGGGAAACAGATGTGGACAACGACACCTGAAGGCCTACTTAATGGAAAAAAGACACCTGAATTTACTACATCTGTCAGAAATGTAAAACTTTATCCATCCACTGGACTTGGATCTGACTTTGGGGCATCACAGTCTAAAGTTCAGTGCTATAATGCTACAGCAGAGAATAAGACACAATCCCGTGAAACACCTGTCAGGactttaaaatccttttctctCGTCGATTCCCGTGTTTCGAATAGTCATTGCTCTCATCAGCCCACAGGAGAAATCAATCCTTTGATAGGCTCTTTACTTCAGGAGCGACAAGAGGTCATCGCAAGAATTGCTCGGCACTTAATTCACTGTGATCCAGCTACTTCCCCAGTTGTTGCTAGACATCCGTTCAACATACATGAGAATGGCTTGGCTACACCTAAAGCTTTTCGGAGTACTTATGAAGATGAAAACTTgccaaggaaaggcaaggaaaccTCCTCCCCCATTTCTATTGCCAACTTTGACAATGCAATGCAAGAAGATGTTGGTGAAGGCAAAACTAGAGCAATACCAGAGACGCCACTGCTTGATGCCCGTGTTCCAGGCAACCATTGTGGCCGTCAGTCAGCAGGAGAGAGTAATCCCCTGATTGATTCTCTGCTCCAAGAGCGGCAGGAGGTGATAGCAAGGATTGCCCAGCACTTGATTCATTGTGATCCAGCTACTTCTCATGTTACTGGACATCCATGTAAAGCGCATGACACTAGTCCAGTTAGTTCAAAAATTTTCCGAAGTACATATGAAGATGAAAATTTGCTCAAGAAAGGCAAGGAaccatcttctgtttcttttgctaaaTCTGACTTTTCTTTGGTAGAAGACAGCGGTAAATCAAGGATGAAGACACCTGATATTCCTATCAGTCCTTCTAGGTTTGATGGGGAATCGAAGGCTTCTCTGAAACTacaagcaagaagaaaattgattttaGCAAAACCCAGCGAAGCTGTCCGAAATGCATTTCATCAGACTTCAAATAAAACTTCCTATGCATTTTCTAACATTTACACATCATCATCATgtactaaagaaaataaatctgaattgCCAGAAAAATTGGAAACGATACATTCTGGTTCTGCACAGAAAGACCAGATAACAAACAGAATTAAACAGTGTTCAAATTTCAGCAGCATTGATGAACAGATTtgtacaaataaatttaaagaaagaacagtTGTTAGTGAGAATAATGGCATGGATAGTTTTAACAATTTACAGGTAGATAAATGCCGAATACTTGAAGGTACAAAAAAAGCAACTGCAGTGCAGGTGTCTGACTCTTTGCACAAAAATGAACTCAAGTGTTTAGATAAAGactcaaaacccccaaatattTATGAGCAAAATACACAACTTATTAgtattgaaaattatttaaataaagaccATGAcagtttcaaaagcaaaaccaaacaagataaaacaaaaactgCACATGATGAGAATGAAGACCCAACAGGCCTCGATTTCCAAAGcacttctcagaaaaaaactacagaaGACAACACAGTTAAGGGTGAGCGGCAGAAGAATCCAGATGTACAG AAAGCACCATCTCtaaaacacacaaatatatGGCGGAAACATAATTTTCGTTCTTTGGATGGGACTTCAACCAAGGCTTTTCATCCCAGAACTGGATTGCCTCTGCTTTCAAGTCCT GTTcctcaaagaaaaacacagtctGGGTGCTTTGATCTGGATTCATCACTGCTGCAGTTGAAATGTCTGTCTGCAAGAAG cccACAACAATGTATAAACGGACACAGTGATCCAGAGAGCCGTGGGAAACAATTTCTGAGTTCTAGTGCCCCACCAGTAACAAGTCTTAGCCTTCTGGGAAACTTTGAG gaatcAGTCCTGAATTTTCGCTTAGACCCACTCGGTGTCGTGGAGGGTTTCACAGCAGAAGTGGGAGCAAGCGGAGTCTTTTGTCCCACGCACATGACTCTACCAGTTGAAGTGTCATTCTACAGCGTTTCAGATGATAATGCACCTTCTCCTTACATG GGTGTAATTACTTTAGAGTCCCTTGGTAAAAGGGGTTATCGGGTACCGCCTTCAGGAACAATACAAGTG ACCTTATTTAACCCTAACAAAACTGTGGTGAAGATGTTTGTAGTGATTTATGACTTGAGAGAAATGCCAGCTAATCATCAAACATTCCTACGGCAAAGAACTTTCTCTGTTCCTGTGAGACGAGAAATCAAGAGAACTGTcaataaagaaaacagccaaCAGACTGAAGAAAGGCTGCTACGCTACCTCATACATCTGAG GTTCCAGAGTTCTAAATCTGGAAAGATCTACCTCCACAGAGATGTAAGGCTCCTGTTCTCTCGGAAATCCATGGAAGTTGATAGCGGCGCTGCGTATGAACTCAAATCTTACACTGAATCTCCAACAAATCCTCAGTTTTCACCAAGATGCTAG
- the ATOSA gene encoding atos homolog protein A isoform X3, with the protein MKPERDTLDEYFEYEAEEFLVSLALLITEGRTPEYSIKGRTEGFHCPPAQSSQPPTSKHECSDKLAQCRQARRTRSEVMLLWKNNIPIMVEVMLLPDCCYSDEGPTTEGNDLNDPAIKQDALLLERWILEPVPRQSGDRFIEEKTLLLAVRSFVFFSQLSAWLSVSHGAVPRNILYRVSAADVDLQWTFSQTPTEHVFPVPNVSHNVALRVSVQSLPRQSNYPVLTCSIHANLGFYEKRMQERKLLQHSDSSAAQQCSTSSPQRFCGKQMWTTTPEGLLNGKKTPEFTTSVRNVKLYPSTGLGSDFGASQSKVQCYNATAENKTQSRETPVRTLKSFSLVDSRVSNSHCSHQPTGEINPLIGSLLQERQEVIARIARHLIHCDPATSPVVARHPFNIHENGLATPKAFRSTYEDENLPRKGKETSSPISIANFDNAMQEDVGEGKTRAIPETPLLDARVPGNHCGRQSAGESNPLIDSLLQERQEVIARIAQHLIHCDPATSHVTGHPCKAHDTSPVSSKIFRSTYEDENLLKKGKEPSSVSFAKSDFSLVEDSGKSRMKTPDIPISPSRFDGESKASLKLQARRKLILAKPSEAVRNAFHQTSNKTSYAFSNIYTSSSCTKENKSELPEKLETIHSGSAQKDQITNRIKQCSNFSSIDEQICTNKFKERTVVSENNGMDSFNNLQVDKCRILEGTKKATAVQVSDSLHKNELKCLDKDSKPPNIYEQNTQLISIENYLNKDHDSFKSKTKQDKTKTAHDENEDPTGLDFQSTSQKKTTEDNTVKGERQKNPDVQKAPSLKHTNIWRKHNFRSLDGTSTKAFHPRTGLPLLSSPVPQRKTQSGCFDLDSSLLQLKCLSARSPQQCINGHSDPESRGKQFLSSSAPPVTSLSLLGNFEESVLNFRLDPLGVVEGFTAEVGASGVFCPTHMTLPVEVSFYSVSDDNAPSPYMGVITLESLGKRGYRVPPSGTIQVTLFNPNKTVVKMFVVIYDLREMPANHQTFLRQRTFSVPVRREIKRTVNKENSQQTEERLLRYLIHLRFQSSKSGKIYLHRDVRLLFSRKSMEVDSGAAYELKSYTESPTNPQFSPRC; encoded by the exons ATACGTTGGATGAATACTTTGAATATGAAGCTGAGGAGTTCCTGGTTTCTTTGGCCTTGTTGATCACCGAAGGTCGAACTCCTGAATATTCAATCAAAGGCAGAACAGAGGGCTTTCATTGCCCACCGGCACAATCAAGTCAGCCGCCCACATCTAAGCATGAATGCAGCGACAAACTGGCTCAG TGTCGTCAAGCCAGGCGAACCAGATCTGAGGTTATGCTGCTGTGGAAGAACAATATTCCAATCATGGTAGAAGTGATGCTACTTCCAGACTGTTGCTATAGCGATGAAGGGCCGACAACTGAGGGCAATGATTTAAATGATCCTGCAATCAAACAAGATGCATTGCTCTTAGAAAGGTGGATTTTGGAGCCAGTTCCTCGACA GAGTGGAGACCGATTTATCGAAGAGAAGACACTTTTATTGGCTGTTcgctcttttgttttcttctctcagctAAGTGCGTGGCTGAGTGTTTCCCATGGTGCTGTTCCCCGAAACATCCTGTACAG GGTAAGCGCTGCAGATGTGGACTTGCAATGGACATTCTCTCAGACACCAACTGAGCATGTCTTTCCTGTTCCTAATGTTTCTCACAACGTGGCCTTGAGAGTCAGCGTCCAATCCTTGCCCAGACAATCTAACTACCCAGTTTTGACCTGTAGTATTCACGCCAACCTTGGCTTTTATGAAAAGCGAATGCAAGAGCGTAAGTTACTTCAGCACAGCGATTCCAGTGCGGCACAGCAATGCAGTACCTCCAGTCCACAGCGCTTCTGTGGGAAACAGATGTGGACAACGACACCTGAAGGCCTACTTAATGGAAAAAAGACACCTGAATTTACTACATCTGTCAGAAATGTAAAACTTTATCCATCCACTGGACTTGGATCTGACTTTGGGGCATCACAGTCTAAAGTTCAGTGCTATAATGCTACAGCAGAGAATAAGACACAATCCCGTGAAACACCTGTCAGGactttaaaatccttttctctCGTCGATTCCCGTGTTTCGAATAGTCATTGCTCTCATCAGCCCACAGGAGAAATCAATCCTTTGATAGGCTCTTTACTTCAGGAGCGACAAGAGGTCATCGCAAGAATTGCTCGGCACTTAATTCACTGTGATCCAGCTACTTCCCCAGTTGTTGCTAGACATCCGTTCAACATACATGAGAATGGCTTGGCTACACCTAAAGCTTTTCGGAGTACTTATGAAGATGAAAACTTgccaaggaaaggcaaggaaaccTCCTCCCCCATTTCTATTGCCAACTTTGACAATGCAATGCAAGAAGATGTTGGTGAAGGCAAAACTAGAGCAATACCAGAGACGCCACTGCTTGATGCCCGTGTTCCAGGCAACCATTGTGGCCGTCAGTCAGCAGGAGAGAGTAATCCCCTGATTGATTCTCTGCTCCAAGAGCGGCAGGAGGTGATAGCAAGGATTGCCCAGCACTTGATTCATTGTGATCCAGCTACTTCTCATGTTACTGGACATCCATGTAAAGCGCATGACACTAGTCCAGTTAGTTCAAAAATTTTCCGAAGTACATATGAAGATGAAAATTTGCTCAAGAAAGGCAAGGAaccatcttctgtttcttttgctaaaTCTGACTTTTCTTTGGTAGAAGACAGCGGTAAATCAAGGATGAAGACACCTGATATTCCTATCAGTCCTTCTAGGTTTGATGGGGAATCGAAGGCTTCTCTGAAACTacaagcaagaagaaaattgattttaGCAAAACCCAGCGAAGCTGTCCGAAATGCATTTCATCAGACTTCAAATAAAACTTCCTATGCATTTTCTAACATTTACACATCATCATCATgtactaaagaaaataaatctgaattgCCAGAAAAATTGGAAACGATACATTCTGGTTCTGCACAGAAAGACCAGATAACAAACAGAATTAAACAGTGTTCAAATTTCAGCAGCATTGATGAACAGATTtgtacaaataaatttaaagaaagaacagtTGTTAGTGAGAATAATGGCATGGATAGTTTTAACAATTTACAGGTAGATAAATGCCGAATACTTGAAGGTACAAAAAAAGCAACTGCAGTGCAGGTGTCTGACTCTTTGCACAAAAATGAACTCAAGTGTTTAGATAAAGactcaaaacccccaaatattTATGAGCAAAATACACAACTTATTAgtattgaaaattatttaaataaagaccATGAcagtttcaaaagcaaaaccaaacaagataaaacaaaaactgCACATGATGAGAATGAAGACCCAACAGGCCTCGATTTCCAAAGcacttctcagaaaaaaactacagaaGACAACACAGTTAAGGGTGAGCGGCAGAAGAATCCAGATGTACAG AAAGCACCATCTCtaaaacacacaaatatatGGCGGAAACATAATTTTCGTTCTTTGGATGGGACTTCAACCAAGGCTTTTCATCCCAGAACTGGATTGCCTCTGCTTTCAAGTCCT GTTcctcaaagaaaaacacagtctGGGTGCTTTGATCTGGATTCATCACTGCTGCAGTTGAAATGTCTGTCTGCAAGAAG cccACAACAATGTATAAACGGACACAGTGATCCAGAGAGCCGTGGGAAACAATTTCTGAGTTCTAGTGCCCCACCAGTAACAAGTCTTAGCCTTCTGGGAAACTTTGAG gaatcAGTCCTGAATTTTCGCTTAGACCCACTCGGTGTCGTGGAGGGTTTCACAGCAGAAGTGGGAGCAAGCGGAGTCTTTTGTCCCACGCACATGACTCTACCAGTTGAAGTGTCATTCTACAGCGTTTCAGATGATAATGCACCTTCTCCTTACATG GGTGTAATTACTTTAGAGTCCCTTGGTAAAAGGGGTTATCGGGTACCGCCTTCAGGAACAATACAAGTG ACCTTATTTAACCCTAACAAAACTGTGGTGAAGATGTTTGTAGTGATTTATGACTTGAGAGAAATGCCAGCTAATCATCAAACATTCCTACGGCAAAGAACTTTCTCTGTTCCTGTGAGACGAGAAATCAAGAGAACTGTcaataaagaaaacagccaaCAGACTGAAGAAAGGCTGCTACGCTACCTCATACATCTGAG GTTCCAGAGTTCTAAATCTGGAAAGATCTACCTCCACAGAGATGTAAGGCTCCTGTTCTCTCGGAAATCCATGGAAGTTGATAGCGGCGCTGCGTATGAACTCAAATCTTACACTGAATCTCCAACAAATCCTCAGTTTTCACCAAGATGCTAG
- the ATOSA gene encoding atos homolog protein A isoform X2 → MAPSAPQTKHVGCGFTLWWHKLWSLDTLDEYFEYEAEEFLVSLALLITEGRTPEYSIKGRTEGFHCPPAQSSQPPTSKHECSDKLAQCRQARRTRSEVMLLWKNNIPIMVEVMLLPDCCYSDEGPTTEGNDLNDPAIKQDALLLERWILEPVPRQSGDRFIEEKTLLLAVRSFVFFSQLSAWLSVSHGAVPRNILYRVSAADVDLQWTFSQTPTEHVFPVPNVSHNVALRVSVQSLPRQSNYPVLTCSIHANLGFYEKRMQERKLLQHSDSSAAQQCSTSSPQRFCGKQMWTTTPEGLLNGKKTPEFTTSVRNVKLYPSTGLGSDFGASQSKVQCYNATAENKTQSRETPVRTLKSFSLVDSRVSNSHCSHQPTGEINPLIGSLLQERQEVIARIARHLIHCDPATSPVVARHPFNIHENGLATPKAFRSTYEDENLPRKGKETSSPISIANFDNAMQEDVGEGKTRAIPETPLLDARVPGNHCGRQSAGESNPLIDSLLQERQEVIARIAQHLIHCDPATSHVTGHPCKAHDTSPVSSKIFRSTYEDENLLKKGKEPSSVSFAKSDFSLVEDSGKSRMKTPDIPISPSRFDGESKASLKLQARRKLILAKPSEAVRNAFHQTSNKTSYAFSNIYTSSSCTKENKSELPEKLETIHSGSAQKDQITNRIKQCSNFSSIDEQICTNKFKERTVVSENNGMDSFNNLQVDKCRILEGTKKATAVQVSDSLHKNELKCLDKDSKPPNIYEQNTQLISIENYLNKDHDSFKSKTKQDKTKTAHDENEDPTGLDFQSTSQKKTTEDNTVKGERQKNPDVQKAPSLKHTNIWRKHNFRSLDGTSTKAFHPRTGLPLLSSPVPQRKTQSGCFDLDSSLLQLKCLSARSPQQCINGHSDPESRGKQFLSSSAPPVTSLSLLGNFEESVLNFRLDPLGVVEGFTAEVGASGVFCPTHMTLPVEVSFYSVSDDNAPSPYMGVITLESLGKRGYRVPPSGTIQVTLFNPNKTVVKMFVVIYDLREMPANHQTFLRQRTFSVPVRREIKRTVNKENSQQTEERLLRYLIHLRFQSSKSGKIYLHRDVRLLFSRKSMEVDSGAAYELKSYTESPTNPQFSPRC, encoded by the exons ATACGTTGGATGAATACTTTGAATATGAAGCTGAGGAGTTCCTGGTTTCTTTGGCCTTGTTGATCACCGAAGGTCGAACTCCTGAATATTCAATCAAAGGCAGAACAGAGGGCTTTCATTGCCCACCGGCACAATCAAGTCAGCCGCCCACATCTAAGCATGAATGCAGCGACAAACTGGCTCAG TGTCGTCAAGCCAGGCGAACCAGATCTGAGGTTATGCTGCTGTGGAAGAACAATATTCCAATCATGGTAGAAGTGATGCTACTTCCAGACTGTTGCTATAGCGATGAAGGGCCGACAACTGAGGGCAATGATTTAAATGATCCTGCAATCAAACAAGATGCATTGCTCTTAGAAAGGTGGATTTTGGAGCCAGTTCCTCGACA GAGTGGAGACCGATTTATCGAAGAGAAGACACTTTTATTGGCTGTTcgctcttttgttttcttctctcagctAAGTGCGTGGCTGAGTGTTTCCCATGGTGCTGTTCCCCGAAACATCCTGTACAG GGTAAGCGCTGCAGATGTGGACTTGCAATGGACATTCTCTCAGACACCAACTGAGCATGTCTTTCCTGTTCCTAATGTTTCTCACAACGTGGCCTTGAGAGTCAGCGTCCAATCCTTGCCCAGACAATCTAACTACCCAGTTTTGACCTGTAGTATTCACGCCAACCTTGGCTTTTATGAAAAGCGAATGCAAGAGCGTAAGTTACTTCAGCACAGCGATTCCAGTGCGGCACAGCAATGCAGTACCTCCAGTCCACAGCGCTTCTGTGGGAAACAGATGTGGACAACGACACCTGAAGGCCTACTTAATGGAAAAAAGACACCTGAATTTACTACATCTGTCAGAAATGTAAAACTTTATCCATCCACTGGACTTGGATCTGACTTTGGGGCATCACAGTCTAAAGTTCAGTGCTATAATGCTACAGCAGAGAATAAGACACAATCCCGTGAAACACCTGTCAGGactttaaaatccttttctctCGTCGATTCCCGTGTTTCGAATAGTCATTGCTCTCATCAGCCCACAGGAGAAATCAATCCTTTGATAGGCTCTTTACTTCAGGAGCGACAAGAGGTCATCGCAAGAATTGCTCGGCACTTAATTCACTGTGATCCAGCTACTTCCCCAGTTGTTGCTAGACATCCGTTCAACATACATGAGAATGGCTTGGCTACACCTAAAGCTTTTCGGAGTACTTATGAAGATGAAAACTTgccaaggaaaggcaaggaaaccTCCTCCCCCATTTCTATTGCCAACTTTGACAATGCAATGCAAGAAGATGTTGGTGAAGGCAAAACTAGAGCAATACCAGAGACGCCACTGCTTGATGCCCGTGTTCCAGGCAACCATTGTGGCCGTCAGTCAGCAGGAGAGAGTAATCCCCTGATTGATTCTCTGCTCCAAGAGCGGCAGGAGGTGATAGCAAGGATTGCCCAGCACTTGATTCATTGTGATCCAGCTACTTCTCATGTTACTGGACATCCATGTAAAGCGCATGACACTAGTCCAGTTAGTTCAAAAATTTTCCGAAGTACATATGAAGATGAAAATTTGCTCAAGAAAGGCAAGGAaccatcttctgtttcttttgctaaaTCTGACTTTTCTTTGGTAGAAGACAGCGGTAAATCAAGGATGAAGACACCTGATATTCCTATCAGTCCTTCTAGGTTTGATGGGGAATCGAAGGCTTCTCTGAAACTacaagcaagaagaaaattgattttaGCAAAACCCAGCGAAGCTGTCCGAAATGCATTTCATCAGACTTCAAATAAAACTTCCTATGCATTTTCTAACATTTACACATCATCATCATgtactaaagaaaataaatctgaattgCCAGAAAAATTGGAAACGATACATTCTGGTTCTGCACAGAAAGACCAGATAACAAACAGAATTAAACAGTGTTCAAATTTCAGCAGCATTGATGAACAGATTtgtacaaataaatttaaagaaagaacagtTGTTAGTGAGAATAATGGCATGGATAGTTTTAACAATTTACAGGTAGATAAATGCCGAATACTTGAAGGTACAAAAAAAGCAACTGCAGTGCAGGTGTCTGACTCTTTGCACAAAAATGAACTCAAGTGTTTAGATAAAGactcaaaacccccaaatattTATGAGCAAAATACACAACTTATTAgtattgaaaattatttaaataaagaccATGAcagtttcaaaagcaaaaccaaacaagataaaacaaaaactgCACATGATGAGAATGAAGACCCAACAGGCCTCGATTTCCAAAGcacttctcagaaaaaaactacagaaGACAACACAGTTAAGGGTGAGCGGCAGAAGAATCCAGATGTACAG AAAGCACCATCTCtaaaacacacaaatatatGGCGGAAACATAATTTTCGTTCTTTGGATGGGACTTCAACCAAGGCTTTTCATCCCAGAACTGGATTGCCTCTGCTTTCAAGTCCT GTTcctcaaagaaaaacacagtctGGGTGCTTTGATCTGGATTCATCACTGCTGCAGTTGAAATGTCTGTCTGCAAGAAG cccACAACAATGTATAAACGGACACAGTGATCCAGAGAGCCGTGGGAAACAATTTCTGAGTTCTAGTGCCCCACCAGTAACAAGTCTTAGCCTTCTGGGAAACTTTGAG gaatcAGTCCTGAATTTTCGCTTAGACCCACTCGGTGTCGTGGAGGGTTTCACAGCAGAAGTGGGAGCAAGCGGAGTCTTTTGTCCCACGCACATGACTCTACCAGTTGAAGTGTCATTCTACAGCGTTTCAGATGATAATGCACCTTCTCCTTACATG GGTGTAATTACTTTAGAGTCCCTTGGTAAAAGGGGTTATCGGGTACCGCCTTCAGGAACAATACAAGTG ACCTTATTTAACCCTAACAAAACTGTGGTGAAGATGTTTGTAGTGATTTATGACTTGAGAGAAATGCCAGCTAATCATCAAACATTCCTACGGCAAAGAACTTTCTCTGTTCCTGTGAGACGAGAAATCAAGAGAACTGTcaataaagaaaacagccaaCAGACTGAAGAAAGGCTGCTACGCTACCTCATACATCTGAG GTTCCAGAGTTCTAAATCTGGAAAGATCTACCTCCACAGAGATGTAAGGCTCCTGTTCTCTCGGAAATCCATGGAAGTTGATAGCGGCGCTGCGTATGAACTCAAATCTTACACTGAATCTCCAACAAATCCTCAGTTTTCACCAAGATGCTAG